The nucleotide sequence GAAAAATAATGATCTCTCCAGCTTTGACCCCCACAAACGGTCAGACCCGAGAGAGAGGTCTTGCACCTGTGTGGAATGCGGGAAAGGTTTCCGTTATAGCGCAGATGGTTGTGTTCGTCAGCGAGGTCACACAGGAGAAAGACATCAGGGACTTGGCCATGATCCGCATCCACACATCCCTCAGGAGGTCCCTGCGGCCGTGAAACCATACGAATGTGAGCGATGCGGCAAACTCTTCCGCTGTAGATCTGCACTTAATGTTCATTTTAAAGTCCACACCAGGGAGAGACCGTATGTTTGTGAGGCGTGTGGGAGCGCCTTCAGCCAGGCCTCCCACCTTCAGGACCATCAGAGACTCCACACCGGGGAGAAGCCATTCAAATGTGACGCGTGCGGCAAGAGCTTCAGTCGGAATTCACACCTTCGGTCCCATCAGAGAGTACACACAGGtgagaaaccctacaaatgtgAGGAGTGCGGGAAGAGCTTCATTTGCAGCTCAAATCTCTACATCCATCAGAGAGTCCACACCGGAGAAAAGCCCTATAAGTGTGTGGATTGTGGAAAAGAGTTTAGTCGCCCTTCGAGTCTCCAGGCCCATCAGGGcatacacactggagagaaatccTATGTTTGTACTGTGTGCGGGAAAGGCTACACCCTGAATTCAAACCTTCAAGTCCATCTGCGCGTCCACACCGGAGAGAAGCCATACAAGTGCGATGTGTGTGGAAAAGTCTTCAGCCGTTCTTCACAACTACAGTCTCATCAGAGGGTTCACACAGGGGAGAAACCTTACAAGTGTGAGGTTTGCGGTAAGAGCTTTGGTTGGCGGTCAAATCTTCTAATTCATCACCGAATCCACAGCAGTGATAGGGCTTCTAAGAGCACGAGAGATGGCAAAAACATCAGGGAATCCGTTCAGGAAAAACATTCTGTAAAATAATGTTTTGAAAGATTGGCGTCCTGTGCATTTTTTGTTGCTTTCgattacattttaaaacagtttagacccagagatggcttagtaggaaaagcacttgttgctcttgcaaaggatccatTTCCCGGAActcatggtggtttacaaccagttttt is from Microtus pennsylvanicus isolate mMicPen1 chromosome 1, mMicPen1.hap1, whole genome shotgun sequence and encodes:
- the Znf221 gene encoding zinc finger protein 221, with product MMNTLKEAVTFKDVAVAFTEEELKLLDSSQRKLYQEVMVENFRNLLSVGINSQSELRAVQDGRSREALSCWHIWQRVMDDLSRCQDSMVTSTQLQGDSPCLGGRWSSAHVSEDENYTHSHKAKVPADTGRLPLPTLRAQGSWQKVFLTEPQSPKNGYQPISTRSEQGQSKQDMDSVGRISRSLSDHRVHKRKDGHSPSGCVRENIKAATFDQNRTIQAAQKNNDLSSFDPHKRSDPRERSCTCVECGKGFRYSADGCVRQRGHTGERHQGLGHDPHPHIPQEVPAAVKPYECERCGKLFRCRSALNVHFKVHTRERPYVCEACGSAFSQASHLQDHQRLHTGEKPFKCDACGKSFSRNSHLRSHQRVHTGEKPYKCEECGKSFICSSNLYIHQRVHTGEKPYKCVDCGKEFSRPSSLQAHQGIHTGEKSYVCTVCGKGYTLNSNLQVHLRVHTGEKPYKCDVCGKVFSRSSQLQSHQRVHTGEKPYKCEVCGKSFGWRSNLLIHHRIHSSDRASKSTRDGKNIRESVQEKHSVK